One region of Exiguobacterium acetylicum genomic DNA includes:
- a CDS encoding GGDEF domain-containing protein: MERSRKRIEKQLQQTIIMVETLLRMPTVPRTELLALASWLEGLGREELFKGLADQVSREKATWEQMNAVITQPIVKELLRPIVDQLSERSRANRIRKELVVTVTRRFLENIKWKKSLEQERYMSRFFSSVEDTMSISHDIAMDAVIIDHASIAESLELTQKLIKQMESAFVPVIIVGPNRSDIRQNSFEMGADDYWDETVTNEERHVRLARLLRKLRVVSSTILVDELTGAYNRKYLQNAFDRRVARLEREQRTFGLAIFDIDHFKRINDLHGHPTGDLVLSELATVVQQAARLDDEFIRFGGEEFILLFSAETVPQAVASINKIRERVERHIFANGLKVTVSIGLSFAFDLHTSLAQATAEADEALYQAKRNGRNQVVSYSTAISIEKIPVYIRVEQGLLKQVHTLDMPDHPKYHIEVISLDDQRTSPIQLAILSLDQLASENFVRLEEWRQQRESIIDSLVVTDQEDDRLAKALSCGATDYIMTSQIDSDMEEWIAEWIMQIP; this comes from the coding sequence ATGGAACGGAGTCGAAAACGGATAGAAAAACAATTACAACAGACGATCATCATGGTGGAGACGTTACTTCGGATGCCGACCGTGCCACGGACAGAATTGCTCGCATTAGCAAGCTGGCTTGAAGGGCTCGGGAGAGAGGAACTGTTTAAAGGACTTGCCGATCAAGTGAGTCGGGAAAAAGCGACGTGGGAGCAAATGAATGCGGTCATCACTCAGCCGATCGTTAAAGAATTACTGCGGCCAATCGTCGATCAGTTGTCTGAACGCTCACGCGCCAATCGGATCCGAAAAGAATTGGTCGTCACTGTGACAAGACGTTTTCTTGAGAATATCAAATGGAAGAAATCGCTCGAACAGGAGCGCTATATGTCACGATTCTTCAGTTCGGTGGAAGACACGATGTCGATATCACATGATATTGCTATGGATGCTGTCATCATCGACCATGCATCTATCGCGGAATCCTTAGAGTTGACTCAAAAACTGATCAAACAAATGGAGTCAGCATTCGTTCCCGTCATCATCGTAGGTCCGAACCGGTCTGACATTCGTCAAAACAGCTTTGAGATGGGAGCCGATGACTACTGGGATGAGACAGTGACGAATGAAGAACGACATGTTCGTCTAGCGAGACTCTTACGAAAATTAAGGGTCGTATCTTCGACGATTCTGGTCGATGAACTGACGGGAGCTTACAACCGGAAATACCTCCAAAATGCTTTTGATCGTCGCGTAGCACGTCTCGAGCGTGAACAGCGGACATTTGGGTTAGCGATTTTTGATATCGATCATTTTAAGCGGATCAATGATTTACATGGACATCCAACGGGGGATTTGGTCCTCTCCGAACTAGCTACCGTCGTTCAACAAGCTGCTCGTCTCGACGATGAATTCATTCGTTTCGGTGGTGAAGAATTCATCTTATTGTTTTCAGCAGAAACAGTACCGCAAGCCGTTGCGAGTATAAATAAAATTCGCGAACGTGTCGAGCGTCATATTTTTGCGAACGGATTAAAAGTAACGGTTTCGATTGGTCTCTCCTTTGCTTTTGATCTCCACACATCTCTGGCGCAAGCAACAGCGGAGGCAGATGAAGCTCTGTATCAAGCGAAACGTAACGGTCGTAATCAAGTGGTGTCCTATTCGACAGCGATATCGATCGAAAAAATACCGGTCTATATCCGTGTCGAGCAAGGACTCCTTAAACAGGTACATACGCTTGATATGCCGGATCATCCGAAATACCATATTGAGGTGATTTCGTTAGATGATCAACGGACGTCGCCAATACAATTGGCGATTCTTTCACTTGATCAGTTAGCAAGCGAGAACTTTGTACGATTAGAGGAGTGGAGACAACAACGGGAATCAATCATTGATTCTTTGGTCGTGACGGATCAAGAAGACGATCGTTTAGCCAAGGCGCTATCATGCGGTGCGACAGACTATATCATGACCTCACAGATCGATTCTGATATGGAGGAATGGATTGCTGAATGGATCATGCAAATTCCTTAA
- the fumC gene encoding class II fumarate hydratase, translated as MEYRVERDTMGEIRVPEAQEWGAQTQRSLENFKIGTEKMPIEVIRAFAVLKKGAALANRDLGVLEAEKAVVIAEVCDEIIAGKFDDEFPLVVWQTGSGTQSNMNVNEVIARVATRKLKEQGSETTIHPNDDVNKSQSSNDTYPTAMHLAAKTVLLESLFPAIDALHATLDEKANAFADIVKIGRTHLQDATPITLGQEISGWVRMLALSKQMIERTLDPLTELAIGGTAVGTGINAHPEFGDLAAQKMSEETGYEFTSAENKFHALTSHDQLVFTHGAVKALAMDAMKIANDVRWLASGPRAGIGEITIPENEPGSSIMPGKVNPTQSEALTMVAAQVLGNDATIGFAASQGNFELNVFKPVIMYNFIQSVRLLTDALHSFNDHCAIGIEPEQSVIAENVERSLMLVTALNPHIGYENAAKIAKAAHQSGSTLKEAALATGLLTEEQYDQWIVPADMVRPNLKA; from the coding sequence ATGGAATACCGTGTAGAACGTGACACGATGGGGGAAATTCGTGTACCAGAAGCGCAGGAATGGGGCGCACAAACGCAACGTAGTCTGGAGAACTTTAAGATCGGAACGGAAAAAATGCCGATTGAAGTCATTCGTGCCTTTGCAGTCCTGAAAAAAGGAGCGGCGCTTGCGAACCGCGACTTGGGCGTGCTCGAGGCAGAAAAAGCGGTTGTCATCGCTGAAGTGTGTGACGAGATCATCGCGGGGAAATTCGATGATGAGTTTCCGCTTGTCGTTTGGCAAACGGGTTCAGGTACACAGTCCAATATGAACGTCAACGAAGTGATCGCTCGGGTCGCGACACGCAAGTTAAAAGAACAAGGCAGTGAGACGACGATTCATCCGAATGATGACGTCAACAAATCACAAAGTTCAAATGATACATATCCGACAGCGATGCATTTAGCGGCGAAGACAGTTTTGCTAGAATCACTATTCCCAGCAATCGATGCGTTGCATGCGACACTTGACGAAAAAGCAAACGCGTTTGCAGATATCGTCAAGATCGGACGGACACACTTGCAAGATGCTACACCGATCACACTCGGTCAAGAAATCAGCGGTTGGGTCCGGATGCTTGCACTTTCGAAGCAGATGATCGAGCGGACGCTTGATCCGTTAACGGAATTAGCAATCGGCGGTACGGCAGTCGGGACGGGCATCAACGCACATCCTGAGTTTGGTGATTTGGCTGCGCAAAAGATGAGTGAAGAAACGGGATATGAATTCACGAGCGCGGAAAACAAATTCCACGCCCTAACAAGCCACGATCAACTCGTCTTTACGCATGGTGCGGTCAAAGCGTTAGCGATGGACGCGATGAAGATCGCAAACGACGTTCGCTGGCTCGCATCAGGTCCACGAGCAGGAATCGGCGAAATCACGATTCCAGAAAATGAGCCGGGAAGCTCAATCATGCCGGGGAAAGTCAATCCGACTCAAAGTGAAGCGTTGACGATGGTCGCTGCGCAAGTCCTTGGAAACGATGCGACGATTGGTTTTGCTGCAAGTCAAGGAAACTTCGAACTAAACGTCTTCAAGCCGGTCATCATGTATAACTTCATACAATCAGTTCGTTTACTGACAGACGCCTTGCATTCGTTCAATGACCACTGTGCGATCGGAATCGAACCAGAACAATCCGTCATCGCTGAGAACGTCGAACGTTCGTTGATGCTCGTCACTGCACTCAATCCGCACATCGGATATGAGAATGCAGCGAAAATTGCAAAGGCAGCGCATCAATCCGGGTCAACCTTAAAAGAAGCAGCACTTGCGACTGGTCTACTAACAGAAGAACAATATGATCAATGGATCGTACCAGCAGATATGGTCCGTCCGAATTTAAAAGCGTGA
- a CDS encoding hemolysin family protein, with protein sequence MWLINLTIVLLLILANGIFAMTELALLSSKRSKLEKAANDGKKSAHVALELLDRPTDLLSTVQVGITLIGIVNGAFGGAALSGPVINWLAQFAWLAPYASTIGYILVVTIITYISLVIGELVPKRVALVSPERVTMWLAPPMRFFSIILRPFIWVLSKSTSSIFRLIGLDRLQTEDETEDEVRQLLIRGTQEGTFNRSEAEQVSRVFDFHDLYAYELMEPRTVTEWIDLADDSDTILQELRQARHRNLPVGHGDLDHFVGFIDAKEVLSTERPVQELERLIQSPLIVPRQLKATVLLERMRKETVSIAFVLDEYGGFLGMITLFDILEAFVGEISSVEEEPELVMRKDGSFLADGLLHIDDLKRTLGYTEDLPGEQLNAYHTVAGLILYTLGDVPSRGSTVEIGPYRFEVVDLDGRRVDQILIERIEHEQTPLS encoded by the coding sequence ATGTGGTTGATTAACTTAACGATTGTACTGCTTTTGATTCTAGCAAACGGTATTTTTGCGATGACTGAACTCGCTTTACTTTCCTCAAAACGGTCGAAATTAGAGAAAGCAGCGAATGATGGCAAAAAGTCAGCCCATGTTGCGTTAGAGTTACTCGATCGACCAACCGATCTGTTATCGACTGTTCAAGTCGGCATCACGTTAATCGGCATCGTCAATGGTGCATTTGGAGGTGCTGCTCTCTCAGGACCGGTCATCAATTGGCTGGCTCAATTCGCCTGGCTCGCCCCTTATGCCAGTACGATCGGCTATATTCTCGTCGTGACGATCATTACCTATATTTCGCTCGTCATCGGTGAACTCGTTCCTAAGCGTGTCGCCCTTGTCAGTCCAGAACGGGTCACGATGTGGCTTGCCCCTCCGATGCGCTTTTTCTCAATCATTCTTCGACCGTTCATTTGGGTTCTAAGTAAGTCGACCAGTTCCATCTTCCGTTTGATTGGTCTGGATCGACTGCAAACAGAAGACGAGACGGAAGACGAAGTTCGGCAATTACTGATTCGTGGTACGCAAGAAGGAACTTTCAATCGGTCAGAAGCGGAGCAAGTCTCTCGTGTGTTTGATTTTCATGATTTGTATGCGTACGAACTGATGGAGCCGCGTACCGTTACCGAATGGATTGACTTAGCGGATGACTCCGATACGATCTTACAAGAGCTCCGGCAAGCGCGACATCGAAACTTACCGGTTGGTCATGGTGATTTGGATCACTTCGTCGGTTTCATCGATGCGAAAGAGGTGCTATCAACGGAACGACCTGTTCAAGAACTTGAACGGCTGATTCAATCACCGCTGATCGTTCCCCGTCAATTAAAAGCAACTGTCTTGCTTGAACGGATGCGCAAAGAGACGGTATCCATCGCCTTTGTTCTTGATGAATACGGTGGTTTCCTCGGCATGATCACCTTATTCGACATCCTCGAAGCATTCGTTGGCGAAATTTCAAGCGTTGAGGAAGAACCGGAACTCGTCATGCGAAAGGATGGCTCCTTCCTCGCGGATGGTCTATTGCACATCGATGACTTGAAACGGACACTTGGCTATACAGAAGATTTACCCGGTGAACAGTTAAACGCCTATCATACGGTTGCTGGTTTAATCCTATATACGTTAGGTGATGTCCCCTCCCGTGGGAGTACTGTCGAAATTGGACCGTACCGGTTTGAAGTCGTTGATTTAGACGGACGACGCGTCGACCAAATTTTAATTGAGCGCATCGAACATGAACAAACACCCCTATCGTGA
- a CDS encoding reverse transcriptase-like protein gives MVELYFDGTVRPSNDEAAVGLFSKNSEGEVTEKMYQIQAINNHEAEFIAFAKAVEWAHELIAQGESVISFRTDSEAVALAVEREFVKNKRTQTIFDPAFARYQLLPLAFVKWIPRSENKADRVAREALRLYEA, from the coding sequence ATGGTTGAACTATATTTTGACGGTACGGTCCGTCCTTCAAATGATGAAGCGGCGGTTGGACTGTTTAGTAAAAATTCCGAGGGCGAAGTCACGGAAAAAATGTATCAAATTCAAGCGATCAACAATCATGAAGCAGAATTTATTGCTTTTGCAAAAGCCGTTGAGTGGGCGCACGAACTGATCGCACAAGGCGAGAGCGTCATTTCATTTCGGACGGATTCAGAAGCAGTTGCACTCGCGGTCGAACGTGAATTCGTCAAGAACAAACGAACGCAGACGATCTTTGATCCTGCCTTTGCGCGTTATCAACTCTTACCACTCGCTTTCGTGAAGTGGATTCCACGGTCGGAGAACAAAGCAGATCGTGTCGCACGAGAGGCGTTACGATTATATGAAGCATGA
- a CDS encoding CobW family GTP-binding protein — translation MQDKIRTTVITGFLGAGKTTLLNHLVSQPTEKFALLVNEVGSVHIDEALIERSDEEMIELTNGCICCSIRGDLRDALLRIAKRRRDGELSFDRLLIETTGVADPGPILQTFYFEPAVEQSYQISSVVTVIDAYHLERQLMFQENVKQIGFADVLILNKMDLIDESKRETLSALLRERNPSAAIIETEQAQLESDRLFETFHFPKEEQVRLSQQTDQIHQSVEDFTALTIVEERPLNRNRFGMVLREVLEAYAEDLYRYKGIIHFADTDRKVILQGTGMIYGTAIREAFSEQPKTTLVFIGKGLDEQAIRKGIEAAIEHG, via the coding sequence ATGCAAGACAAAATACGTACGACCGTCATTACTGGTTTTTTAGGTGCCGGTAAAACTACGCTACTCAATCATCTCGTTTCTCAACCGACAGAAAAGTTTGCCTTGCTCGTCAATGAAGTAGGTTCTGTTCATATTGATGAAGCATTGATTGAACGAAGTGACGAAGAGATGATCGAATTGACGAATGGTTGCATTTGTTGTTCGATTCGCGGTGATTTACGAGATGCGTTGCTACGGATTGCAAAACGCCGTCGAGATGGAGAGTTATCGTTTGATCGATTATTGATTGAGACGACAGGCGTTGCGGATCCAGGACCGATTCTACAGACATTCTACTTTGAGCCGGCTGTTGAACAGTCCTATCAGATTTCCAGTGTCGTTACGGTCATCGATGCGTATCACTTGGAACGTCAACTGATGTTCCAAGAAAATGTGAAACAAATCGGCTTTGCTGACGTCCTGATCTTGAATAAAATGGATTTGATCGACGAGTCAAAGCGCGAAACGTTGTCCGCTTTACTGCGCGAACGAAATCCTTCTGCAGCTATCATTGAAACGGAACAGGCTCAACTTGAGTCGGATCGACTGTTTGAAACGTTCCATTTTCCAAAAGAAGAGCAAGTACGACTCAGTCAACAAACGGATCAGATTCATCAATCGGTTGAGGATTTCACGGCATTGACGATCGTCGAGGAACGACCCTTGAACCGAAATCGATTCGGCATGGTCCTACGTGAGGTGTTAGAAGCGTACGCGGAAGACCTCTATCGCTATAAAGGGATCATTCATTTTGCAGATACGGATCGAAAGGTCATTTTACAAGGTACTGGCATGATTTATGGAACAGCAATCAGAGAGGCATTTAGCGAACAACCAAAGACGACGCTCGTCTTCATTGGGAAAGGGCTGGATGAACAAGCGATACGAAAAGGAATCGAGGCGGCAATTGAACATGGTTGA
- a CDS encoding HD domain-containing protein translates to MIQLFKALPEVKMPSYGNDTFSIHQSNQPIGLSIETLASGERIEEVLLVASGEIRTGQTGREWLQFTFNSPAGSCKGKQWINQGTAEEALRPYLETRIVRVEAKVEEYPPQSGNKSLTVQRVTPIHDASPMQFLPQLPADESLETYRDQLLGLVGQLDSPYQEIALSILRQYWADFSTRPAALFHHHAYIGGLLKHTACMMTIGRGICDSEQPYLTLLKCIQEAEADHKNELFQAAEREIRQFSWDDSFDALYQAAKGIALLDQRPNPNELLLGILLHDIGKLWEYTHAGASTDRFSRLLQVTEEEEELAGIALDPDGVLMGHMPYGCFVLEQTLREEDIRLPRAVYHRLMHMVLSHHGKREWGSSVTPQTTDAWYLHAIDLLDARKEKWRQQQGR, encoded by the coding sequence GTGATTCAATTATTCAAAGCACTTCCGGAAGTGAAAATGCCTTCTTATGGAAATGATACTTTTTCCATCCATCAATCGAATCAACCGATTGGACTTTCGATAGAGACGCTTGCTTCGGGTGAACGAATTGAAGAAGTGTTACTCGTTGCCTCGGGTGAAATCCGCACAGGTCAAACCGGACGAGAGTGGCTGCAGTTCACATTCAACTCACCTGCTGGATCTTGTAAGGGAAAACAGTGGATCAATCAAGGAACGGCAGAAGAAGCACTTCGTCCATATCTCGAAACACGAATCGTTCGGGTCGAGGCAAAGGTAGAGGAATATCCGCCGCAATCCGGAAACAAGTCATTGACCGTTCAGCGCGTCACTCCGATCCATGATGCCTCACCGATGCAGTTCCTACCACAGTTACCAGCAGATGAATCGCTTGAAACGTATCGTGATCAGTTGCTTGGACTAGTCGGTCAACTTGATTCTCCTTACCAAGAAATCGCGCTCTCGATTCTGCGACAGTACTGGGCGGACTTTTCGACACGACCGGCTGCTCTGTTTCATCATCATGCCTATATCGGCGGGTTGCTGAAACATACTGCTTGTATGATGACGATTGGTCGAGGAATCTGTGATAGTGAACAACCATACTTGACGCTACTCAAATGTATTCAAGAAGCAGAAGCCGATCATAAAAATGAACTATTCCAAGCAGCTGAACGAGAGATACGTCAATTTTCTTGGGATGACAGTTTTGATGCTCTCTATCAAGCAGCAAAAGGGATTGCTCTGTTAGATCAACGACCGAATCCGAATGAGTTGTTGCTCGGTATTTTACTGCACGACATCGGAAAGCTATGGGAGTATACGCATGCTGGTGCATCGACAGATCGTTTTTCAAGACTGTTGCAAGTAACAGAGGAAGAGGAAGAACTGGCAGGTATTGCGCTTGATCCGGACGGTGTATTGATGGGTCATATGCCATATGGTTGTTTTGTTCTCGAACAAACACTTCGAGAAGAAGATATCCGATTACCGCGTGCTGTTTATCACCGTCTCATGCATATGGTATTATCACACCATGGTAAACGCGAGTGGGGATCAAGTGTTACGCCGCAAACGACAGATGCTTGGTATCTTCATGCGATTGATCTACTCGATGCACGAAAAGAAAAATGGCGTCAGCAACAAGGACGCTAA
- a CDS encoding deoxycytidylate deaminase, translating into MNNEEKQLKWDTTWLLFARMMADRHSKCASKSVACVIVKDEKPISIGINGTPSQHVNCNEIYLKQDGILYTSRPDHPIVEESVERNGILFYRCENQEEHHEWSKQHEIHAEINALGKLAADSTSARHATAYVTHSPCHACSLALIASKIDRVVYSTGYEYGDGLNLMRQSGIEVIHLPLANEYFLEKI; encoded by the coding sequence ATGAATAACGAAGAGAAGCAGTTGAAATGGGATACGACATGGTTATTATTCGCACGGATGATGGCAGACCGTCATTCAAAATGTGCCTCAAAATCCGTTGCCTGTGTCATCGTCAAAGATGAAAAGCCGATTTCGATCGGAATAAACGGAACACCTAGTCAGCATGTAAATTGCAACGAAATTTACTTAAAGCAAGATGGTATTCTCTATACATCACGTCCTGACCACCCGATTGTTGAAGAATCGGTTGAACGAAACGGGATTCTCTTCTATCGGTGCGAAAATCAGGAAGAACACCATGAATGGTCGAAGCAACACGAGATTCATGCTGAAATCAACGCGCTCGGTAAGCTAGCAGCCGATTCGACGAGCGCGCGTCATGCAACAGCTTATGTCACACATAGTCCGTGTCATGCGTGTAGTTTAGCGCTCATCGCTTCTAAAATCGATCGTGTCGTTTATTCGACAGGGTATGAATACGGGGACGGATTGAATCTCATGCGACAGAGTGGAATCGAAGTCATCCACTTGCCACTCGCAAACGAATATTTTCTTGAAAAAATTTAA
- a CDS encoding toxic anion resistance protein, with protein sequence MTHSDKDTWQQWPDEQDQPTISDPSVDLNVAETPPKMPARPVEEMIPSDVPAEQRQKIERLLQVIDLQKTDAVMQFGAPVQRELSQFSDQVLSEVKMKDGGEAGKLLSDLMQRVRQMDPDTLQEKKSFWSNVPVIGRAKKKAETYFLQYEKMSAYLEEVVHNLDRSKFGLMKDITLLDQMYQKNKRYFEELNVYIAAGETKIAHVRQHEIEPLRTEVEVSRDQTKLQELNDLIQLTDRFEKKIHDLKLSRTISLQMAPQIRVIQQNNQILAEKIESAVVNTIPLWKNQVVLSLSLSRQKAALEMQKDVTNTTNQLLEQNSKLLKESSIEIAEENEKGIVSVESLKVAHQNLIETLDETLRIQQEGKQKRRDAEHELERMENELKQKVIEVASKSRELPNRPY encoded by the coding sequence ATGACCCATTCTGATAAAGATACATGGCAACAATGGCCTGATGAGCAAGATCAACCGACAATTTCTGATCCGTCGGTCGACTTAAACGTAGCGGAGACACCGCCCAAAATGCCGGCTCGCCCTGTCGAAGAAATGATTCCTTCGGATGTTCCGGCAGAACAACGACAAAAGATCGAACGTCTACTGCAGGTGATCGATCTACAAAAAACGGATGCCGTCATGCAATTCGGGGCGCCCGTCCAGCGTGAACTATCCCAATTCTCTGATCAAGTCTTAAGTGAAGTGAAGATGAAGGACGGCGGAGAAGCAGGGAAATTACTGAGTGACTTAATGCAGCGTGTCCGCCAAATGGATCCAGATACGCTTCAAGAAAAAAAGAGCTTCTGGTCGAACGTGCCGGTCATTGGTCGGGCGAAGAAAAAAGCGGAAACGTATTTCTTACAATACGAGAAAATGAGCGCTTATCTCGAAGAAGTCGTACACAATCTTGATCGATCAAAATTTGGATTGATGAAAGACATCACGTTACTCGATCAAATGTATCAAAAGAATAAGCGTTATTTTGAAGAATTAAACGTCTATATTGCAGCTGGCGAGACGAAAATCGCTCACGTTCGTCAACATGAAATCGAACCGCTACGAACGGAAGTCGAGGTATCGCGGGATCAAACAAAATTACAGGAATTGAATGACTTGATTCAATTGACGGATCGTTTTGAAAAGAAAATCCATGATTTAAAATTATCCCGAACGATTAGCTTGCAGATGGCACCGCAAATTCGTGTCATTCAACAAAATAACCAAATTCTAGCGGAAAAAATTGAATCAGCAGTCGTCAATACGATTCCACTTTGGAAGAACCAAGTTGTTCTATCTTTGAGTCTGTCGCGTCAAAAGGCAGCGCTTGAAATGCAGAAGGATGTCACCAATACGACGAACCAGTTACTTGAGCAAAATTCGAAGTTGCTGAAGGAATCTTCAATCGAAATTGCAGAAGAAAACGAGAAAGGCATCGTATCCGTTGAATCGTTAAAAGTGGCGCACCAAAACTTGATCGAGACACTGGATGAGACATTACGCATCCAACAAGAAGGAAAACAAAAGCGCCGCGACGCAGAGCATGAACTAGAGCGAATGGAGAATGAATTGAAACAAAAAGTCATCGAAGTCGCCTCAAAAAGCAGAGAATTACCGAATCGACCATACTAA
- a CDS encoding 5-bromo-4-chloroindolyl phosphate hydrolysis family protein, with protein MKSSWWIFGSIGMMFVFLQLADTFNFSGIFIALGLWFIWSGYRTKPGRRYRTERKSTEIKRKNVKKKLLLDDEDEFVGSVILKPERATRRFEETDDLELQVLQRTIEEGFTKIQTYDQIVPSIRDGEIRSEMRIVSREAHVLFEELYESPRDVKKVRDFFTFYLDSLLSISEKYADLERRGAQVQLDTKNQLISNLKMIGQKLKQQQTLLLEGDTVDLERELLTIEKVLTQETEQRKQEESYRHDPF; from the coding sequence ATGAAGTCTTCATGGTGGATATTTGGTTCCATCGGTATGATGTTCGTATTTCTACAATTGGCCGATACGTTCAACTTCTCGGGAATCTTCATCGCTCTTGGTTTGTGGTTCATTTGGAGCGGTTATCGAACAAAACCAGGTCGACGATATCGGACAGAACGGAAATCGACCGAAATCAAGCGAAAAAATGTGAAAAAGAAATTACTACTTGATGACGAAGATGAGTTCGTCGGAAGTGTCATTTTAAAACCGGAACGGGCGACACGCCGATTTGAAGAGACGGATGATTTAGAACTTCAAGTATTGCAACGGACGATCGAAGAAGGATTCACAAAAATCCAGACGTACGATCAAATCGTTCCCTCGATTCGAGATGGTGAAATCAGAAGTGAGATGCGGATCGTCTCACGGGAAGCACATGTCTTGTTCGAGGAGTTATATGAAAGTCCACGCGACGTCAAAAAAGTTCGGGACTTCTTTACGTTTTATCTGGATTCCTTATTGTCGATTTCAGAAAAATATGCCGATTTGGAACGCCGTGGCGCTCAAGTTCAATTGGATACGAAAAATCAATTGATTTCGAACTTGAAAATGATCGGACAAAAATTAAAGCAACAACAAACCTTGTTGCTTGAAGGGGATACCGTTGATTTAGAACGGGAACTCTTAACGATTGAAAAGGTGTTGACGCAAGAGACTGAACAACGAAAACAGGAGGAGAGTTACCGACATGACCCATTCTGA
- a CDS encoding sodium-dependent transporter, with protein sequence MKGNAWASKVGFILAAAGSAIGLGAIWKFPYTTGTNGGGAFLLLFLVFTLLLGLPVLIAEFLIGRTSGKTALQAFSALGHKKFTFIGVLGVIACFLLLSFYSVIGGWVLIYTILGFTGRLTTMDSGALGELFGTISASPLYVISGQLIFLALTCWIVLRGVQSGIEKMSKIMMPLLFVCFIILVVRSLTLDGVMEGVKFFIQPDFSALNRTSVLSALGQAFFSLSLGVSAMLTYASYMKERGEINRSAAWIVAMNVAVSLLAGFAIFPAVFASGLDPAEGPALLFIVLPTVFSQIQFGSLFLTLFFLLFAFASITSSIAMLEVVVASLTDRKENATSRDKKRTTWFATLAIAIVGIPSALSFGMLSDAQFMGKTFFDSVDFLVSNILMPIGALLISIFAGYKLDRALVEQELVTSPFMKKIVPVWRVSVCYLSPIAILIILVWPLFG encoded by the coding sequence ATGAAAGGAAACGCATGGGCTTCAAAAGTTGGATTTATTTTAGCAGCAGCGGGATCCGCCATTGGTCTGGGGGCCATCTGGAAATTCCCGTACACGACTGGAACGAACGGAGGAGGCGCGTTTTTACTCTTGTTCCTCGTGTTTACCCTATTACTTGGACTGCCCGTTTTAATTGCCGAGTTTTTAATCGGTCGTACGAGTGGAAAAACAGCACTTCAAGCGTTCTCGGCACTTGGTCATAAGAAGTTCACATTCATTGGTGTACTGGGTGTCATCGCCTGTTTCTTGTTGCTCTCTTTCTACAGCGTCATCGGAGGATGGGTCTTGATTTATACCATTCTTGGTTTCACAGGTCGCCTAACGACGATGGACAGTGGTGCGCTTGGTGAATTGTTCGGAACGATTTCCGCCTCACCCTTATATGTCATTTCAGGGCAATTGATTTTCCTCGCTTTGACATGTTGGATCGTCTTACGTGGTGTTCAATCCGGTATTGAAAAAATGAGTAAAATCATGATGCCATTATTATTCGTGTGCTTCATCATCCTTGTTGTTCGATCATTGACACTTGATGGTGTAATGGAAGGTGTTAAATTCTTCATACAGCCTGATTTTTCTGCCCTCAACCGAACTTCTGTCCTGAGTGCGCTTGGTCAAGCGTTCTTCTCCTTATCGCTCGGTGTATCGGCGATGCTGACGTATGCTTCCTACATGAAGGAACGTGGCGAGATTAATCGTTCCGCCGCATGGATCGTCGCGATGAATGTCGCCGTCTCATTATTAGCTGGATTCGCGATTTTCCCAGCTGTTTTTGCTTCGGGTCTTGACCCTGCAGAAGGACCGGCATTGCTTTTCATCGTATTGCCGACTGTCTTCAGTCAGATCCAGTTTGGCTCGTTGTTCTTAACACTGTTCTTCCTTCTATTTGCTTTCGCATCGATCACGTCATCGATCGCTATGCTTGAGGTCGTTGTTGCTTCATTAACGGATCGTAAGGAGAATGCGACATCGCGTGATAAAAAGCGGACGACATGGTTCGCGACACTTGCGATTGCGATCGTCGGAATTCCGTCCGCACTCTCGTTCGGTATGTTGAGTGATGCTCAATTCATGGGGAAAACGTTCTTTGACAGCGTTGATTTTCTTGTCTCGAATATTTTAATGCCGATTGGTGCTTTACTGATTTCGATTTTTGCTGGGTACAAGCTCGATCGAGCTCTTGTCGAACAGGAACTCGTGACGAGTCCATTCATGAAAAAAATTGTGCCTGTGTGGCGTGTGAGTGTTTGTTACTTGAGTCCAATCGCGATTTTGATCATCCTTGTATGGCCATTGTTCGGATAA